The bacterium DNA window CTGGCGCACCAGGCGGCGCGCCTGGGCGGCTCCGGCGGCGCCCTCGGCGGGTGCTACCTGAATTGGGGCTCGGCGGTGCTGTTGCCCGAGGTGTTTTTGAAGGCGGTCTCCGCGGCCCGCAACCTCGGGATGACCGGGCGGTTCACCACGGCGGCCTTCGATTTCAACGTGGCCTACAGGGTGAGCGAGAACGTGGTGAACCGGCCCAGCCCCGGCGACGGCCGCTACCTGGTCGGCCCGCACGAGATCCTGCTGCCGCTCTTCTACGCCGCCTGCCTGCGGGAGTTGGAGGGACATGGGGCCTGACGAACTGGCCGCCCACGAGCTCCGCCTCGCCACGGAGAACCTGGCGAAGGTCGCCGACGAGCTGGCCGGCCCGGTGACCCGCGCGGCGGAGATCATCATCGGGGCGCTCAAGGCCGGGGGGAAGGTCCTTTTATGCGGCAACGGGGGCTCGGCCGCCGACGCCCAGCACTTCGCCGCCGAGCTCGTCGGGCGTTTCGAGACCGAGCGCCGGCCCCTCCCCGCCGTCGCCCTCTCCACCAACACCAGCAACCTCACCGCCATCGGCAACGACTACGGCTTCGCGGAGGTGTTCGCCCGGCAGGTCCGCGCCCTTGGCCGCGAGGGGGACGTGCTGGTCGCCATCTCCACCAGCGGAGGCTCGCCCAACGTCCTGGCGGCCGTGGCCGCCGCCCGGGAAAAAATGATGCGGGTCGTGGCCCTGGCCGGTCGCGAGGGG harbors:
- the gmhA gene encoding D-sedoheptulose 7-phosphate isomerase, which encodes MGPDELAAHELRLATENLAKVADELAGPVTRAAEIIIGALKAGGKVLLCGNGGSAADAQHFAAELVGRFETERRPLPAVALSTNTSNLTAIGNDYGFAEVFARQVRALGREGDVLVAISTSGGSPNVLAAVAAAREKMMRVVALAGREGGKLAPVADAAVVVPGPRTCRIQEGHITCIHVICRLVDEAMTG